Genomic DNA from Theobroma cacao cultivar B97-61/B2 chromosome 3, Criollo_cocoa_genome_V2, whole genome shotgun sequence:
TACAGGCCTCGGGTCTTATGTGTTTATCTTGTATCTaatatctttttaattaaaacttacAACACAGGAATGTCTCATGATAAATAGATTCACTAGAATGCATAAGATATTATCACCTGTTGATGGACAATCCATTATTCATCACTCCTGCAGATTAGGAAGATTTCCACCTGTTGTGAGGACAGCAGTGCCGGTGGATGGGAGGTTTGAGCACATAGTTCTTTCTTGTAATGCCACTTCAGACCATGCTATAGTATGGATAGAGAGAGAAGCACAGAGAGCCATGGATGTAAGTTCAAAGCTGCTTTATTTTCATGGTAATGATCTAATAAATGGAGCCAGAGCTAATTGATGAATGTAATTCATATATAGCACTGTACATGATTCAGACTTAGAGTATATTTGGGCAAGAGTTTTCATACTACGCCTTACATGAGTCTCTTTCTGCTGATTGGTTTCTGTGCAATTTGTTCTCAAAACTactttttgaaattaaacctCCTCATCTTTGTTTTGCCACTTTGCTTTAGTTAATGCTGGAGAAAGATAGGATCATGGAGATCCCAGCAAAACAGAGAATGGAACGGCAGGAGACCTTGGCTAGGGAGCACAGTCAAGAGTACAAAGCTGCACTCCAAAGGGCTGTTACACTATCAGTGCCCCATGCTTATTCACCTTCTCAATATGGGACTTTTGAAGAGTCCGAGGATGGGGAGAACTCCCATAAATCTAGCGGAGAATCATCGGTTGGATCATCGGggcaaagcaagaacaaagaaagCTGGAATGAATTGATCGAACGTCTTTTTGACAAAGATGAATCTGGGCACATGGTGCTTAAAAAATCACATAGGGATGATTGATGATGCAAATTCAGGGATAAATTGGATAGAACAGAAACGATTATGTTTGTGATGAACAACATTCATTGATTCATTGGTACTCATTTTTCACCCCATAACAATTTTCACTTGCCGTTCTTGAAATCCTGAAAGCTAAACACAGGTCGGTTAGAAAATGAACCTAGATGGGGGAGAATAACCAACACTACAATCTGTGTGACATGGACAGTCATTGGCCATTGCAACCATTTGTTAGACATTGAAATGCAGAAGTTGGTTCTTTGCATTGAATTGACCAAACAAAATGGGGACTGATTAAGTAACCAAAATCAATGGCAGGAAGAAAAACGATCATGTTGGCGATGACTTAAAGGCATAATCAAACTTGAATGGGACAGGGCCACTAGCCACCGACTAACGCATTTTTGTTTTAGCCAGTCATAATTGCTATCACCTAATCACATCAACAACATTTCTTAATAATCTAGCcgcaggttttttttttaagaagaaatttttatcatttgtgggaaataaattttcaatgtaTTCATTTATAATAGATTATTAGACCTCAAAGATAAATTGAggtaaaataaatatgaatcATTTTGAGAGAAGTTTAgattaattacaaaatttacCACTCTATTCCCTTTGTGAAAAACATGTCTAGGCTACACTTTCCTCTAATTTTTAGAGAAGATTTTGTATGACATTAATCAAGTCTGAATTGAAACAGAATGTGATAACTTGAACAGTCAACATGCTATGGATTTGAAGATCAACTCTCCTGTAACCCAAGTCTCATGCAAAACTCAGTCCCCTATATACTGTACGTTTACATGCACCATCAATATTTAACGCAATCCAATCCATATGGAGAGGTGACCAGTCAATAAAACTTTCTACCCGTGGGTTAGCAGAGGGCCTTCCAAATTCCGAACCAAAGGAGAGTGATGAGAATATAGCTTTAGCCCAGCCATTCACGAGATATAAacgatttttttcttttctttatgtaGTTTATTATAAactacaaataaaaataatgtacTACTGTATACTGGGGGTATGAGCCatgaaaggtaaaatttttgtttattaccaaaagcaatttaatttttttatataaaatatactCCTAGGAAGTATCGTCAAACACTTTGCTTGAAAGGAATTATAAAAGGACAATTATAAGGTTGATCCGTCTTGTCCTGCTTGGGTGGATAGTACTTCCCACGGCAAAGGTACTAGTAAATTCAGAATCGACGTGTAAAAACGAAGCTAAAACAGAGTTCCCAAATCGCATGGGAGGTTCTGCTTTCTGCTTTCCTGGGAAATCTATTTGGATTTGAATTGAGCTTCAATTTCCTGTTGGTCTCTACCAATCGCTGTCGCTGTTGCATCCGTTCATGGCTTTACttcattcaatttttcttcttctgcttTTTGCCTGTTCTTTCTCCAACATCTCTGCTGAAAGGTAAAGGAAACCCgatctcattttattttcttaaattatacttgtttattttgaaaatgggtAGTGGAAAAATTTATCCATATTAaaatgtttgtcttaattctGAATGAGGCAATCAATCCATTTCCCATTCAGGATTGATGAATTGCATGGTGTTCTTCGTCTGGGTTTTTGTTATATATCTTGTATAGTCATGCATACGTGATTATATTGTGGAAGTTATCCTGGATAACTCTTGAAGTAATTGTGTGGATATGACTGTTTTAGATGATAGTGCAATTTTGTTGAGTGATTAGCACTCTAAAATGaaagtaaaaaacaaatttttgtgCCATTAGGTTTCATTGAgcattttatttcaatataacgTAACATTGCTTCTATAGATTCTGAATCTCTGGTTAATGATTTATCTTCATGATCTTCATCTGCTATATTGCTAAGGAAATGTCCAGTCTCTTCAGCCGTTGGAAGTCCGTCTTCTTTATGATAACTTCTTCGTTTATAACCTTTTCCTTTTGGTATTATTTTGCATGAGTAGCCGGAAGGAGTTGAGGGATGAGGAGGTTCACGAGGAAAGTGTTATACAATCGAGGCTTTCAGCTCAATCAAACACGATTGACCCATCACGAGTAATGCAACTTTTATGGCAGCCAAGGTCAGGTATTGATGGATTTCTTGTTTGCCTGCTCATGCCATCTCATTGAGACGCGTGTTTacagaaaatttcttttcccTATAAAGTGGCTATTCTTCAATGGCATTGCATTACAGTTTTGCATGAACTTTATAAGATTCTCAATTTATGCAAATATGCCTGCTGGACTTTTTGCTTTCATTTGCACATTTTCggttttttattaaaagtcTGACATTATTTTGCTTCCAATAGGGTCTTTCTGTATAATGGCTTTTTATCAGATGAGGAGTGCGACCACCTAATTTCTTTGGTATGTTTCTGCCCCACTGTTTTCACTACTTCAATTCAATATGCCTAGACTGGTTTTAAGTACTTGTTCTGGACTTAGGGTCATGGAGCGAAAGAAGGAATTTTAGGGATCAATGATGATCGAGTTAATGTTGGGACAAACAGGCAGCTCACAAGTTCTGAACCTTTGCTGAATACAGAAGTGAGTTCTGTTGTTTTATAAGCTAACAATATCTACATACTCTATGCATCTCTTGTTGGCAACCTATTGAAGTAAttgtttaataataaattgttGCATACTCAAGAACTTGATTTTATGCTTGACattcttttttctctattgTGAAGTTGACACTCTGGCAGATGGAAGGTAGTTTACTAAGTATCTCTTCAATAGTGTTTAAGCCATTATCTAGCCAATCTTGGTAATTCATTCTCCTTCTGGCTTTTGCTCAGAAATTTGTCCTCAATCTACTGACTTTTGGTGTACTGTGAATATGCAATAATTAATATCCTCATCTTTTTGTACTGTGTGCTGCCCTATACACCACACATATAGGTACCAGAAAAGCTAGAAAGAGAACTCAACATAAAGCCTCTACCAATTATCTTTAGTTTCCAACTTGAACCCATGCTATTAAATCTCTCTAAGTTCATCTTCATTTGGATAGGGAATGGCAGGTATAGTGATATAACattcttatatatatttgtgcATTCTAGGATAAAGTACTTGCAATGATtgaggaaagaatttcaaCTTGGACTTTCCTTCCCAGAGGTATCCTCAACCATCCCCGTTCCTCATCTTCCTGATAGTCTTTTCTCTTAAAAGGAcctttttctcatttcattATAACTTGatgttcatttttcttcaGATAATGGTGAGCCTCTACAGGTTAGGCGCCATGGACTTGAGGGGACTGAACAAAACTTGGATTATTTTGGCAATATTTCCACAGTGGCTTTAAGCGAGCCTTTGATGGCAACTTTGATTTTGTATCTTTCAAATGTTACTAGGGGTGGTGAGATTCTTTTCCCCCACGCAGAGGTGAGAGAGAAACTATCTTAACCCTCCTCTGAACTTTGCCTAAATCGGCTCAAATTTATCTTGACTCAATAAAGGGATTTCCTACTCTTTCAGCCAAGGAGCAAGATATGGTCAGATTGTGCAAAGTCCAGCAATATCGTAAAACCCGTTAAGGGAAATGCGATTCTGTTTTTCACTACTCACCTCAATGCATCTCCTGATGGTAGCAGCTCACATGCCAGATGCCCTGTTCTCGAAGGAGAAATGTGGTTTGCCACCAAATTCTTCTGCCTAAGGGCTGTTAAAGGGGATAAAGTCTCATTTGACTCTGATGGAAATGAATGCGTTGATGAAGATGCTAATTGTCCTCAATGGGCTGCTCTCGGGGAATGCCAGAGGAATCCTGTTTTCATGGTTGGTTCTCCTGATTACTACGGTACATGTAGGAAGACTTGTAACGCTTGCTGATGAGGAAACCTGTATATGATTTGATTCTATTGTTCTAATAATTACCGGTATATGTAGTTTTTCTCAGTAATTCCTTGTACCCGGCCCCCCAGTCATTCTCAATTGCTTCAACAGAGATAGTTGATCAATTTTAGGGAACTTCTTTGTCTTGGAATGGTGTTATTATTCCCATTGACTGGTATAATTGGCAATTTATGGTTAAAAACAATTTCCTAAAGAGTCATAGCATGCTTGACTAGAATCATTTTCCACATACCTCTTCTTCATCTAGAAATCCAAAGGTTCCCATGTTAAAATGCTATGTCTACAAACTATGCCCAAATCATTGTAGGCTTCATCTGCACTGCACACTAGCAGCACCACGACTGAAAACTTGAAAACAAACAAGCAAACACCGAAAGAACAGATTAAGCATCATAACCAGTAATCAAATCAGACGCAGCCTTATTATTCCATCAGTTTGGCAGACGGTACCCAAATTCGATTCTTGGGCAGTTCcaaaagttttttaaattatagagCAAAACTACAGCTCAAGGGACCAACGAAAAAGCTGAAAAAATAACAGTACAAAGCAAGCATGGAAGTGGGTTACATTCAAAATTAAGGATTTCCTTCTCATGTCAGAAATCAAATCCGTCGGGTGCTATTTGCAGAATCCACAGAAGGATCCGGTTTCTTCAAAGAACAAGAGGACTTGAATGCTTCAATCTGGGATTGACATTTCACGTAGtcccctttgttttcttccaaACACTTCTTCAAAGCCTCAACGTCGCATGGCGACTGTATCTTCTTCACCCCGTTAATCTCTCTCTTCTCGTCCATCTTCTGAAAAGCTCTTGTTTGGACGTGAAGAAAGCTGTGAAGacgaaaagaaaagaaacgaaaaaaataccaaaacaacATAAAGGGGAACGACAGTCCTTTTAtcctttctcttattttcagCCGCTAAACGACAACGTCTGCCTGACAGTTAAAGTAGGATAAAACGCATCGtttaaacaagaaagaaagcgTACGAGAAAAGCTAAGTGATGAGAAAATTGCCATATAAGGAGGAGCCAGAGAAGAGCGCCAGAACAACCAAATTTGAAAACCAAATCAAACCTAACGGCTACTCCGTCTCCTTAAGcctatatttttcaataattcaaTCAAATCTTTATCACTCAGTGCAAAAATTCATCTCGAAGGTTCGGCTATTGATTTCCAAATTTAAATtcggaaaagaaaaaaaaatcagccaGTAATAAGATCTTCTGTTATGGGGCCGAACCAGGGTCGAAAGGCTCGAGTGATAGCGAAAATCAAAGGGTTTACAGATCTGAAAACGGAGTCCGCCGACGAAGCTTCCGGGAAGTGGATTTCAGTTCACAAGCCTAAGGGAGATGACTCTGAGTCCGTCACCATCTCTTTTGGAGACCAATCAACAAGgcaagaaataataaaattatttttaatttagcgttcttgatttatgaaagcaagaaaagaaagcttagttacctttcttttctcaaaatatacTTTGCAGTCGTAAAGAGTCATATGAATTGGATTATTGCTATGACCGAAACGAGGGAAATGCTTTGGTTTTTTCAAGAGAAGTAAAGCCACTGATTGAAGATGTTTTTAAGGGTCATAATGCCACTGTCATTGCCTATGGAGCAAGAAGCAGCGGAAAGACTTATGTAATTCAGGTCAGttaaatcttttcttttcttttgacatTACTGTTGAATAgtttatgtttttcatttttgagaaTGTAATTATCAAGAGAAgcaattttgattttttgaagGGCTTGGAAGAGGAACCAGGTTTAGCGGTTCTATCCATGACTGAAATCCTTTCTATGGCAGAGAAAACTGGCAAGTTAATTAACATATCTTGTTATGAGATTTCAAAAGACCATGCTTATGATCTTTTAGATCCAGAAAGGCATGAAGTTTTGGTATGGGAGGATGTTGCTCGCGGCAAAATTCAACTCAAAGGACTTTCTCAGGCAAGTTCTAGTATAGTATGTTTTTCTAAAAGACAAGGTTCTAGTGTGTTTAGCTGACCTCTTGTTTCAttgattaattcatttttctttttccaggTTCCTGTGAAGTCTGTTCAAGAATTTCAGAAACTGTATCTTTCCGGTCATAATTCACAGAAACAACCTCAGAAGATATTGGCTGAACCTCATCATAGAAGCCACAAAGGCTTAATCATTCATGTATTTCATACCAATAAGTCAGATGCTCTTCCTCTTGGGAAGATGAACTTTGTTGATTTGGCAGGTTTTGATTTTAGTTATACTCAATTGTTTTGTATGGTATTTTCCTATTATGGCTTAATAATATCCCCTTTTTACTCCCTGGTTGGTTTTACAATTGCATTTACCAGGTTA
This window encodes:
- the LOC18605585 gene encoding probable prolyl 4-hydroxylase 12 isoform X1 — encoded protein: MALLHSIFLLLLFACSFSNISAESRKELRDEEVHEESVIQSRLSAQSNTIDPSRVMQLLWQPRVFLYNGFLSDEECDHLISLGHGAKEGILGINDDRVNVGTNRQLTSSEPLLNTEDKVLAMIEERISTWTFLPRDNGEPLQVRRHGLEGTEQNLDYFGNISTVALSEPLMATLILYLSNVTRGGEILFPHAEPRSKIWSDCAKSSNIVKPVKGNAILFFTTHLNASPDGSSSHARCPVLEGEMWFATKFFCLRAVKGDKVSFDSDGNECVDEDANCPQWAALGECQRNPVFMVGSPDYYGTCRKTCNAC
- the LOC18605585 gene encoding probable prolyl 4-hydroxylase 12 isoform X2, coding for MAAKVRVFLYNGFLSDEECDHLISLGHGAKEGILGINDDRVNVGTNRQLTSSEPLLNTEDKVLAMIEERISTWTFLPRDNGEPLQVRRHGLEGTEQNLDYFGNISTVALSEPLMATLILYLSNVTRGGEILFPHAEPRSKIWSDCAKSSNIVKPVKGNAILFFTTHLNASPDGSSSHARCPVLEGEMWFATKFFCLRAVKGDKVSFDSDGNECVDEDANCPQWAALGECQRNPVFMVGSPDYYGTCRKTCNAC